A genome region from Acipenser ruthenus chromosome 29, fAciRut3.2 maternal haplotype, whole genome shotgun sequence includes the following:
- the LOC131702150 gene encoding zinc finger protein 444-like, with protein MDPTTLSAILEALDSRREAEERRREERYTALIERVGMGMTSAATGPVLVAPKARAQKMTVEDDPEAYLVAFERLATTAAWPREYWASQLGPCLIGEAQAAYRAMTDDDAAQYDLVKQAILRRLNITGETHRVRFREFRRPPNTRPRVVAQQLCDHMAQWLNPSQKTGIQMGEAIVMEQFCHVVGAETQAWVRRHNPTTLEQAVALAENYEDSLVSARTTLLDCPPPSAAKGPPSNPFPGPRAVRSPAPSGHPAPLQWRQRLAPSWGRMVPPAPLSYQQRDKYVPPLPSAPPVCFRCQQPGHIARYCPAAMECDVAACHLASETEH; from the coding sequence atggacccaaccactttgtcggcgatcctggaggcgttggacagccggagggaggctgaggaacggaggagggaggagagatacacggctcttatcgagagggtggggatggggatgacgtcagcgGCGACGGGCCCCGTGCTggttgccccgaaggcccgggcccagaaaatgacggtggaggatgacccggaggcctacCTTGTAGCCTTTGAACGGTTGGCTACCACtgcagcatggccccgggagtactgggcgagccaacttggtccctgcttgatcggggaagcacaagcagcgtaccgggccatgactgacgacgatgccgcccagtatgacctggttaagcaggctatcctccgccgtctcaATATCACGGGAGAGACTCATCGGGTCAGATTCCGGGAGTTCCGGCGACCCCccaacacccggcccagggtggtagcccagcaattatgcgaccacatggcgcaatggctgaaccccagtcagaaaaccgggattcagatgggggaggccattgtgatggaacaattctgccatgtggtcggggctgaGACGCAGGCATGGGTACGCCGGCATAACCCCACGACGCTAGAGCAGGCCGTGGCGTTAGCCGAGAActacgaggactccctggtgtccgcccgaaccaccctgctggactgcccccctccctccgctGCCAAAGGACCGCCGTCGAACCCTTTTCCCGGACCCAGGGCCGTCAGATCACCGGCCCCGTCGGGCCACCCGGCCCCCTTAcaatggaggcagaggttggcccccagctggggtagaatggttccccctgccccgctgtcataccagcagcgggacaaatATGTACCACCTTTACCCTCTGCCCCAcccgtctgttttaggtgccagcagccgggacacattgccagatactgcccggcggccatggagtgcgacgtggctgcgtgtcacctggcgtctgagacag